The nucleotide sequence CTTGGGCGATGCACAGGCAACAAAACCTTGccctcttctttcttcatcttcctaCACTATACGCAAGATGTAACCTCAATCAGCTTGTATCATCTGTTTTCTTTATTCAGTCTCATTTCTCTACATCGTAACCTCCATAGTAACTATACTCCAAGAGATCACTCGATACATCTCGTAACATGCATAGCATGACCACATAGTTGTCTGGTTATGATGAATTTGATCTGGCTCAGAATGTCTTCTCAGTACTACGACAATTCCTTCAACTTGTCGCTGAACTCAActaaaaaaattctgcaaatGACTCAATTGACTGCCAAATGACTCCAAAACGATGCTAAAATACTGTTATGACCGGGAATCACCGATATactttttataaagaaaaaaattcccCGTACATGTCACAGGTCAACACTAACATTCACACCAAATTAGAGCGGGAAATAAAGCTCCAATGGTATTcactaaatatatatacacagaCATGTACATAGCTAAACTCAATAACAAATCATCAGAGTTGGTTTGCATATTGATGCCAAGAAAATGACTTCTTTCAGTTACCTTGTTTCCCATGCTGATGTTGAACCATAGAAATAATACATGTACAAAAAGTTTAATAACACATCATGCGATGATATATTAGTTATTGTTTTCTGatgattttttctattttctgaATGGATTCCCTTAACTTTTCCACATCATTTGACCTAGAAGGAGAAAGAACAATGTCATTCCAAACAGAGCCAGGTCCCATAGTAGCGTCGGTTTCATTGTAAAGTTCGTAGATGGAATCTGCCTCGGTATTTAAACTGCGTATCATTTTCAAGCATTTGAGAACTTCACGTTTCACTTGTAGATTGTGAGAATCATTCTTCCATTGTATTAACTGCAGTATATAGTACAACTAAATTACCCTTTTGCATATTAATGCTAATAAAGTGTAAAATTGAACATTTCACCAAAATAGTATGCAAAACTGTTTGCTACCTTTGGTGGACCACGAACATCACTTGTGTAATATAGCCTAGCACTGTCAACAAGTTCGCAATATTTTGGAAATGCATTAGCAAATCTTTTGTGAGATTCCAGTTGTGATTTCACCCTTACTGCCCTTTTTGTCATGATAGCTCTCCTGTCCAAATTTCAAAGAAGAATGTCAACTATCATATCGACAAAATCTCTACAATGAAGCACATTAGTTGAATTCACATGCAATTAGTACCTAATGCCTCTAACAACAGCAAGATAGCCATCACAAACCACACCAACTAGCACAATTCTGTAAGGCTTTCGGGTGAGTAGTTCCCTTTTATAATTTTCCTCTGATTGGTGTTCTTCTGCTTCATTCACTTGCTCCCAATAATTTTCGGTTATTGTCCCATCTTTAGCTTCTCTATATCCTGGCCCCATTCGATACCTATATTTGTGAATATTTCTTGCCATAGCTATAGTTTGCTCTACAAAAGGTTCCCATGATAAGGTACCATCCATGACCACATCTCGTCCCTTATTTAGAGCTGTCACTAGCAGAGATGATGCAGCATCAGTGGAAGACTGATGCACCTGTTTAGATTTTGATGACAAACTAATTAGGGAATATAgtgaaaatggtaattttaaagTTTCACACAAAATAGAAGCATACCAATTCAGCAGTTTCGAGCATGTCGTCATGGTGACCCCTAGAGTTAAGAGCTTTATATATCACATCACTCTCCTTAAAAGCATCAGCTTCAACGACCACAACATTTGAAGCTTCAGACCAAAATGATCTGCCAAAACCATTTAATAATAAAGGATgaaacaagaagaaaagaaaagtgaatGACGCCAAAATTTAACACATGATAAGTAAGATGTTCATAGTTTTTTTCGTTGGGGGCGGGGGGCAACTTGTGCCTTAGTGTATTGTATAAGATATTATGCTAACAAGTATTCTTAACGCATTACATTACAAAATACTTAAGGTATTATATTGAAATAGTAGAGTTAAGATGATAGTTACTCTTTTAGAATGTCTTTAAGAACATAGCTTTTTCCAGATCCCATTCCACCACCCATAAGCAGCAGCACTGGACTCCTCTCGGTGTGGACAACGGAGTCCTTGACGACACAACTTTGAGAGTCGCCCTTTATTGCTTTAATCTCTTCCACTAATGTAGAGAAAACTCTTGTCACCTTTAGATTCTTTGCTACTCTCTTAAATCTGTGTTCCCTGTAAACATAGCACCATATTAGTGAATAATGATGTGGCATTTCCTTGAACATATTAGAAACTTAAGGACAAGATAAGTTGAAATGACTCAATATTTTTGAAAGGTGgttttaatagaaaaatgtaAATGGATTTAACTGGTATGCAATATCTGTAGAAAATAATATTGCACAATTAGTCGACAATAATCGGTGGACGGTTTAAAATATTTGGCTTcgaatataaatttataattatttaagaaGTCACACGTGTGATTGATTGTAATTGATTTGCAACGTAAAATCTTTACGGTGACATtacatcaaaattaaactcgGCGAAAATTAGATATAAATTTACCTCGTGGCTGCCAAAAGAATATTTTTGAGATGTATTTTCGGTTGGGACTCAGTACTCAATACCTATGATTGagagaatcaaaacataaaaaacatcaACATACATTTATctaagccaaataaaaaaacctCATGactagaagaaagaaaaatataaaatatatacataaataaattcaGAATAGATAGTAATATTCATTTATCAACTTTATCAAGGCTTGCTATGGTATCTTCTCCGACGGACCGGGGGTCGATTAATAATGGAATCCGAATGAATGTTGGAATAAGTGTTTTTCGGGTGTTTATTTGGGCTCAGCTATAGAAAGAGAAAGTGAGGTGCTGTTATAGGGGTTTTGGGCggttttgttggttttttagAGGGTTTTGGTGCAAGTTGCATGTGATAGGTGTTTGGAACTTGTTTCTGTGGTCATCCGCGATGCAGTTTGGGGTTTTGTATCAACTTTAGTTTCTGCAGTTGTATGGGGGTTTGGCGTTGGTTTCGGTGGTtagtttttattggtttaaagTCATTAATTACATGAAAAAAGAAAGCAATGAGAAAAGTAAATGAATTGGTAGTTTTAGTATAATGAATTATGTACCTGACTAATAATATATGAAGCTTGGCTCCAATGAAAAGCAAAATAACTGAGGATACATCTTTCAAACTCATCAATCAATTTTGCATATAGTGGATTAGGGTCCTCTCCATTGGCTAGATATTGAAAGATACTTTCCTTACACCCTTCAGAATTTCTCAAGTAGTCCTGTGCCAATCTGCATAACTCTGGAACCTCGCTGGCATCAACAAATCCTATTTGCCTAGCTGCAAAAACAAGTggacagtagccatggattcaATTCAAGAATAGGACTTGTACTTTGAGATTATCATCGAATTCTTATATTGCTACAAcccttttttttactttcttttcaaGATTCATTCTTTTAACATTCCTACTGCAATGTTTCATTCTATGATAGATCAATTTCAGATTGCCAATAAAAGACATGTGGTTTAAAGTCTTGgatatgtttggattgatggtaTTGAGTGAAATTGAATGGAAGAAGATAAAATCTAACTAgtctttttcatttcattccacTTTTTAACACCAATCATAAGGCTTTTCAATGAAATAAGGGTTTGGGAGACATTGTTTTGTAAGAACAACCagatttcaaaataaataagaaaaaagtgCAAACAAAGATCACGTAATATTTGATCATAGAGTTCGACCAATTGTGCCTACGCCTCTAACTACATAGCAGATGTGATATATTTCTATTATCGCTGAAAGCTTAGGGTTTGCGAAGTATAACTTGTCTATTATCACCCAACCACACCCTGCAATCGCAGCCAAACAAACATTTGAGCCAAGTCCAAAGGGCAGTCGCTCTCGGCTCTCGCCCCACTCGAGCGACCTGTTCACTTAGGAGTAAACTATGAGTCATATCCAACGTTATTTGAAATTGGATAAATTTTGCTTTCTAAGGGAGAAATTGGATAGATGACAAGGTCAAAAACATGAAACAAGGGATTGGAGTGATGATTTATAACGGGGCTGATTAATTGTTTACATGTAATAGAAATTCTTTTGGCCACATAAAATGAAGATTAGACAAAAGGAAGATTCCAGGTAACCACATAAAATGTTCAATGTGTGTGCCACCTTGATTTTAACGAAAGCTACGCTTTGAAGCTTCCATGAACTACAGTCACCAACAATAAAAACATGCATTTATCAAGTTGGTATACGTGTTTAACTGTTGCACCGACACTACACTTCTGATTACaatgaattatgttattttctcaaattttatgTGTCAATGTGTTAGTGTCGTGTTGATGTTTGTGTAAAGTAAGTAAGAGGAGAAATAAGGTTGAAGAATAAGTTAGTTACCAACATAGTGAGAGAATATCTCAATTTGGGCAACACGGCCGGACGGTGTTTGATGTAAGTGAGGAATGATCTTGGAGTCTACCACCATTGATCCGACGATGGAGGCTGCCACAACATGTGTGAGGTTGCTCATCACATTACCCACACTACTGGTAGTACCTATGTTGTTTGAAGATTGAGAATCACAAATAGATGTTACCGTCATGAATAGAAACTGAAATTGGAATTAGAATTTTGAATGgattagattatatatatataatgaatgATAAGCATAAAAAATAACGAAGGCGTGTCATTCAGCTTTGTCACACGTTGTTCGTCACTTCTTGGAAAAATAAAAGCATTAGAAATAATGCACTtgcttttgttgaaatgttaCATTGTTTCCACGTCTAATGATGATGAGTTTCTTTAAAGTTGAAGTAATTGACCTCCTTTTTACTTTGCCATTTCTTGAG is from Medicago truncatula cultivar Jemalong A17 chromosome 1, MtrunA17r5.0-ANR, whole genome shotgun sequence and encodes:
- the LOC11434156 gene encoding calmodulin calcium-dependent NAD kinase isoform X1 codes for the protein MTVTSICDSQSSNNIGTTSSVGNVMSNLTHVVAASIVGSMVVDSKIIPHLHQTPSGRVAQIEIFSHYVARQIGFVDASEVPELCRLAQDYLRNSEGCKESIFQYLANGEDPNPLYAKLIDEFERCILSYFAFHWSQASYIISQVLSTESQPKIHLKNILLAATREHRFKRVAKNLKVTRVFSTLVEEIKAIKGDSQSCVVKDSVVHTERSPVLLLMGGGMGSGKSYVLKDILKESFWSEASNVVVVEADAFKESDVIYKALNSRGHHDDMLETAELVHQSSTDAASSLLVTALNKGRDVVMDGTLSWEPFVEQTIAMARNIHKYRYRMGPGYREAKDGTITENYWEQVNEAEEHQSEENYKRELLTRKPYRIVLVGVVCDGYLAVVRGIRRAIMTKRAVRVKSQLESHKRFANAFPKYCELVDSARLYYTSDVRGPPKLIQWKNDSHNLQVKREVLKCLKMIRSLNTEADSIYELYNETDATMGPGSVWNDIVLSPSRSNDVEKLRESIQKIEKIIRKQ
- the LOC11434156 gene encoding calmodulin calcium-dependent NAD kinase isoform X2, with translation MSNLTHVVAASIVGSMVVDSKIIPHLHQTPSGRVAQIEIFSHYVARQIGFVDASEVPELCRLAQDYLRNSEGCKESIFQYLANGEDPNPLYAKLIDEFERCILSYFAFHWSQASYIISQVLSTESQPKIHLKNILLAATREHRFKRVAKNLKVTRVFSTLVEEIKAIKGDSQSCVVKDSVVHTERSPVLLLMGGGMGSGKSYVLKDILKESFWSEASNVVVVEADAFKESDVIYKALNSRGHHDDMLETAELVHQSSTDAASSLLVTALNKGRDVVMDGTLSWEPFVEQTIAMARNIHKYRYRMGPGYREAKDGTITENYWEQVNEAEEHQSEENYKRELLTRKPYRIVLVGVVCDGYLAVVRGIRRAIMTKRAVRVKSQLESHKRFANAFPKYCELVDSARLYYTSDVRGPPKLIQWKNDSHNLQVKREVLKCLKMIRSLNTEADSIYELYNETDATMGPGSVWNDIVLSPSRSNDVEKLRESIQKIEKIIRKQ